A window of bacterium contains these coding sequences:
- a CDS encoding PspC domain-containing protein, producing the protein MNDRKLTRSRTDKWIAGVCGGLAKYLNADPLLVRLIFIVAAFVNGIGFVAYVIMMILVPKEETGFVHVSDEYSSHESIGGDLHGGGAAVGTAGGTVAAGAEAGRRRIAGFALIGLGMLFALRIGFPNIPIEYAAGAALIALGAYIITRK; encoded by the coding sequence ATGAACGATCGGAAGCTCACAAGATCGCGCACCGACAAGTGGATCGCGGGCGTTTGCGGAGGGCTCGCGAAATACTTGAACGCCGATCCATTGCTCGTCCGGCTTATTTTCATTGTTGCCGCGTTCGTGAACGGGATCGGATTTGTCGCCTATGTGATTATGATGATACTCGTTCCAAAAGAGGAGACAGGATTCGTTCATGTTTCGGACGAATACTCGTCACATGAATCCATTGGCGGCGATCTCCACGGGGGGGGGGCTGCTGTCGGCACGGCCGGCGGAACAGTCGCCGCCGGAGCGGAAGCGGGCAGGCGCCGCATCGCGGGATTCGCGCTGATCGGGCTGGGGATGCTGTTCGCGCTGCGCATCGGATTCCCGAATATCCCCATCGAGTACGCGGCGGGCGCGGCGCTTATCGCGCTCGGCGCGTACATCATTACCAGGAAGTGA
- a CDS encoding PspC domain-containing protein: MEKKLYRKRGGVLGGVCSGIAEVYDLDPSIVRLIWLGAVLVSGWALLLYLGAWIVIPREAAARASVNGAGDAR, translated from the coding sequence ATGGAAAAAAAGCTTTACAGAAAGCGCGGCGGGGTGCTGGGCGGTGTTTGCTCCGGAATCGCGGAAGTGTACGACCTCGATCCCAGCATCGTAAGGTTGATCTGGCTCGGCGCGGTTCTCGTTTCGGGATGGGCGCTCCTGTTATACCTCGGCGCGTGGATTGTGATTCCCCGCGAAGCCGCGGCGCGGGCGTCGGTCAACGGCGCGGGTGATGCGAGATGA